A genomic window from Sparus aurata chromosome 4, fSpaAur1.1, whole genome shotgun sequence includes:
- the LOC115580344 gene encoding secretory carrier-associated membrane protein 2-like produces MSGFDSNPFVDPVDVNPFQDPSITQATSGAAENNGEFNPFSAIDMGNHTGTTIPVSGSSSQPAVLPTSVEQSAQASAAAGQADLIRQQEELERKAAELERKEQELQNRAAGRATNTGAKENNWPPLPKFFPVNPCFYQDFEEDIPEEYRRICKRMYYLWMFHSATLFLNVMACLAYFTADAQNGVDFGLSILWFLLFTPVSFICWYRPVYKAFRSDSSFSFFFFFFVFFFQVAVYIIQCVGIPKWGNSGWIASISMIRINLAVAVVMMVVAGFFTVNACLGVILLKMVHSKYRRTGASFSKAQQEFSQGVLTSRTVQNVAAGAATSAAQGAFGRSQGN; encoded by the exons ATGTCGGGCTTTGACAGCAACCCGTTCGTGGACCCGGTGGACGTGAACCCGTTCCAG GATCCCTCCATCACACAAGCCACGAGCGGAGCCGCTGAAAACAATGGGGAGTTCAACCCATTCTCTGCTATTGACATG GGAAACCACACCGGCACGACCATCCCCGTCTCTGGTTCCTCGTCTCAACCCGCCGTCCTGCCGACATCTGTGGAGCAGAGTGCTCAA GCGAGTGCAGCTGCTGGCCAGGCGGACCTGATCagacagcaggaggagctggagcgtAAAGCAGCCGAGCTGGAGCGGAAGGAGCAGGAGCTACAGAACAGGGCAGCCGGCCGAGCAACAAACACTGGTG CTAAAGAGAACAACTGGCCTCCTCTTCCCAAGTTCTTCCCTGTGAATCCCTGCTTCTATCAGGACTTTGAGGAGGACATCCCAGAGGAGTACCGCAGGATCTGCAAGAGGATGTATTACCTCTGGATGT tcCACAGTGCCACGCTCTTCCTCAACGTGATGGCCTGCCTGGCCTACTTCACTGCAGACGCTCAGAATGGTGTTGACTTCGGTCTGTCCatcctctggttcctcctcttcacccctGTGTCCTTCATCTGCTGGTACCGGCCCGTCTACAAGGCTTTCAG GTCTGACagctctttcagcttcttcttcttcttttttgtctttttcttccaaGTGGCAGTCTACATCATCCAGTGTGTCGGGATCCCTAAGTGGGGAAACAG TGGATGGATCGCATCCATCAGCATGATCCGCATAAACTTGGCCGTGGCCGTGGTTATGATGGTGGTGGCAGGTTTTTTCACCGTAAACGCCTGCCTGGGTGTCATCCTGCTGAAGATG GTCCACTCTAAGTACAGACGGACAGGTGCCAGCTTCTCCAAGGCCCAGCAGGAGTTCTCACAAGGAGTCCTGACCAGCCGAACTGTCCAGAATGTTGCAGCAGGTGCTGCTACCTCTGCTGCCCAGGGAGCCTTTGGCAGGAGTCAGGGAAATTAG